From the Deltaproteobacteria bacterium genome, one window contains:
- a CDS encoding zinc-binding dehydrogenase has translation KGVDVVYDGVGGDISLETLRCVNFGARFLIVGWASTPLVAKGKGGRGAPNANQLPTNLIMMKGLQVMGCPMVISTQKDPSIRPPRVAKLKEWAEAGKITPHVSHVFELENAKDALIARWNGDVLGGCVVRARS, from the coding sequence AAAGGCGTGGATGTGGTGTACGACGGCGTGGGCGGGGATATCTCGCTGGAAACGCTTCGCTGCGTAAACTTCGGTGCCCGCTTTCTGATTGTGGGCTGGGCCTCCACTCCACTTGTGGCCAAGGGCAAAGGCGGCCGCGGCGCACCCAATGCGAATCAGCTGCCAACCAACCTGATTATGATGAAGGGCCTCCAAGTGATGGGCTGCCCTATGGTCATCTCCACTCAAAAAGACCCCTCCATTCGCCCACCGCGGGTGGCGAAGCTTAAAGAATGGGCCGAAGCGGGAAAAATCACGCCCCATGTCTCCCATGTATTTGAGCTTGAAAATGCCAAAGATGCGCTCATCGCGCGCTGGAATGGCGATGTGCTCGGAGGCTGTGTGGTACGTGCCCGCAGCTGA